The genomic window CGGGCTCGACCCGGGCGCCGACCAGCGGGGCGATCTTCTTGGACTTCAGCACCTCCTCCAGCACCGGGCGGTCGGTGGTGGTCAGCACCAGCCCGTGCACCGGGTGCTTGAGCAGCTGGAGCCGCCCGTAGCGGGCCATCGTGTCGGCGACGTCGACCAGCAGCGCGTGCGGCACCGGGTAGCGCGAGTACGTCACCAGGGCGTCCACCACCTGCTCGGCGTCGTGCCCGGCGGCCCGCGCGTTCCACAGCCCCAGCGGCGTCACCCGGTAGGTGTGCACGTGCTCGGGCGCCCGCTCCAGTTCGGCGAACGGCGCGATCGCGCGACGGCAGTCGGCCGCCTGGGGGTGGTCGATCTCCAGCAGGAGAGTTTTGTCGCTCTGGACGATCAGTGGCCCGTTGTTCACGGTGAGGAGTCCTCCATCGGGTCAGGCGCAGACCCTCCAGTGTCCCGCATCGGTGGGGCCTTCGGGGCCGGAGCCCGGCAGCCGGGGGCGGGCGGGCCCACCGCGCGCCGGGCGGGGCCGTCTCTCAGGCCTGCGGCTGGAGCCAGATGTAGGCGGCGAAGCGGCCGGTCGCCTGTTCGCGGCGGTGGGAGAAGAGGGCCTGGTCCTCGATGGTGCAGCGGGCGTCGTGGCGGATGTCTGTGAGGCCGGCGCGGGTCAGTTGGGCGGTGATGCCGGCCCGCAGGTCGAGGGCGGGGGTGCCCTGGCGGGTGGTGGACCAGACCTCGGGCAGGACGGCGGCGGACTCCTCGCGCATCGCGGCCGGGACCTCGTAGCAGTGGCCGCAGGCGGCGGGGCCGATCAGCGCGGTCATCCGGCCGGGCTCGGCGCCGGCCTCGGCCATCGCCGCCACCAGGTTCGGGGCGACACCGGTCAGCGTGCCGACCCGCCCCGAGTGGGCGGCGCCGACGACCCGGGCCACCGGGTCGGCGAGCAGCACGGCCGCGCAGTCCGCGCCCAGGGAGGCCAGGGCCAGGCCGGGCTCGGTGGTCCACACGCCGTCCAGCGCGGGCGCCTCGCTGCCCCAAGGGGCCTTCACCTGCTGCACGGTGGCGCTGTGCACCTGGCGCATCCAGACCACCCTGTCCGGCGCCAGGCCGAACTGGCGGGCGGTCAGCTCCCGGTTGCGCAGCACGTTCTGGTAGTCGTCGGCGGTGGCCCCGCCCAGGTTGCGGCCGTAGGGGGCGGGGCTGACGCCGCCGTGGCGGTCGGAGACGGCGCAGCGGATGCCGGGGGCGAGTTCCATACCGGCGACCCTACCCAGCTAGCCCTCGTCCAGTTCGGCCACGCCGGTGATCCGGTGCAGCGCGAAGGTGTTCAGCTTCTCCGCGTGGTGGTCGAAGGCGGTGACGTAGCCGCCCTCCACCTTGACCGGGTCGATCACCCGCTGCGAGGCCAGGCCCTCGGCGTTGATGTAGCCGATCCACATCCGCTCGCCGAGCAGCACCGCGGTCTGCAGCGCGGCCAGGGTGTCGGCGGCCGCCGTGCGCGGCAGGTGACGGGTGTCGGTGCGGGCCGGGCCCGTTTCGGGGCGGGTGGCGGCGGGGCCGGTGACGGTCTCGCGGCGGTGCGCCGTGGCGGCCCGGTCGCCGGCCCGGATCGCCTTGACGGCCGCGCCGAGCAGCACGTCGTCCGGGGCGGTGGGGCCGTCGGCGATCGGGGCGGGGGCGCTGCGCGGCGGGGTGCGGTGGCTGTCGGGGCGGGTGATCACCAGGTCGCCCTCGGCGGACTCGGCGGCCGGCGCGTAGCCCATCGCGCGCAGCACCGTCAGCACCGTCTCCGGGCCGCTCTGGGCGGCCAGCACGGTGGGCGCGAGCAGCCGCAGCCGCAGCTCGGCGGCGCGGCGGTCGGCGAGCACCTCGGCGAGCAGCGCGGGGTCGTCGCAGCGCAGGTAGGCGCCGGCCGCGCCGACCCGCAGCACGCCGTGCCGGCGCGCGACGTCGTCGATCAGGTAGCTGAGCGGCTGCGGGACGGGCGTGCGGGAGTGCTGCTCCAGGAAGGCGTGCAGATCGGTGGCGCTGCGCCCGGCGTCCAGCGCCCGGCGGACCGATTCGGCGGTGAACCGGTAGACGGTGGCACCGCCCTTGGACTCGATCTCGGCGCAGAGCGCCAGCGCCTGGGCGAGCGGGGTGAGCAGCGGCCCGGGGGCGATCGCGGTCAGGTCGGGCTGCAGGATCACGTGGTCCAGCGGCTGCGGCAGCAGCGGGGCGAGCACCGGCGCGGGGTCCTGCCCGGCCAGCAGGGCGCGGCCCGCCGACCCGAGCGCGCCGCGCCCGGTGACGCCGAGCAGCTCGGCCTCGGCCAGGCTCCACGAGGTCAGCTGGTCGCGCAGCTCGCGTCCGTCGGGGCCGGTGGGGCCGCCGCGCAGCGGGCGGTGCCAGCGCTGGACGGGCAGCAGCGCCTCGGCGTCGGCCACCGTGCCGGGCGGCAGCTCGGCGAGCAGGCCGAGCACCGCGCGCCGGGTGACCGGCGCCAGCACCCGGTCCAGCTCGGGGCCGAGTGCGGCGCGCGCCTTGCCCTTGCCGTCGGGTGCGCCGACCAGCCCGGCCACCCGGGTGCCGGCCAGCCAGCCGCGGGCCAGCAGCACCCAGCGCTCGGCGGTCGGCTGCTGCAGCCACAGGTCGTAGGCGGGGGTGGGGGCCCAGACCTCGCCGGTCCGCCCAGCCAGTTCGCCCACCTCGCCGTCGGGGGCCAGCAGGCCCGCACCGTAGGCGAGTTCGAGCCAGAAGGCGGCGCCCGCCTCGTCGGTCTCCAGGGCGAGGGCGGCCCGCTTGAGGTCGCGCACGCCCAGGCCGCCGGCCCGCAGGGCGGCGGGCGGCTGCAGGCCCCACAGGTCGAGCAGCTCCTCGACGGTGCGGACCGCGGTGTGGGCCTGGCCGGCCGCCGCGCTGTCCACAGCCTGTGGATCGCGCTCGGCGACGGGGACCACCACCGGTGCGAGCGGCGTGACGGTGCGGTGGCTGCGTCCGCCGCGCAGGTGCAGCGCGACCTCGCGGGGGAGCACCACGGTGCCGGGGCCGGAGGGCAGCAGCAGGCCGCGGGCCAGCAGCCACTCGACGGGGCTGCGCGCCTGATCGGCGGTGACCGGGCGGGCCGCGTCGGGCACGGTGCCGGTGGGCGGGCCCCAGACCAGCCGGTCCAGCACCCCGAGCGCGGCCGGCGGCGCCTCGGCGAGCAGCGCGGCGCACCGCTTGCGGTCGGCGAACAGCGCGCCGAGGGCCGCCACCGCGGTCACCGGGTCGGGCGTGGCGGGCAGGCCGGCGCCGGCGAGCAGCTGTTGCAGTCGGGCCGGGGACATCCCCAGGGTGGCCTCGCCCAGGGTCGGCCCGAGGCCGGTGCCGCCGGGCCCGGCGGCGCTGGGGGCCAGTGCCTCGCGGACCGCGATCACCAGGTGCGGCGCCGTGTCGGGACCCCAGAGCAGCCCGCGTTCGCGCAGCGCGGCCAGTGCCCGGGGCAGCGCGGCGATCACCGCGGCCCGGTCCACCGGTTCGGCGCCGGGGTGCGCCTTGACCCGGGCGGGGCCGGCCAGCAGGTCGCGCAGCACGGTGGCGGCGCCGCCGTCCGGCATCGCGGCCAGCGCCTCGGCCACCTGCAGCGTGAAGCGGTCCAGCCGCTCCAGCGCGCGCAGCGCGGAGGCCCGGCTGGAGAGCCTGGCGGTCAGCTGGGTGAGGTCGGTCGGCACGGGGTTGAGCAGATCGGGGCGCAGGCGCAGCAGGGTGGCGAGTGCCTGGTCGCTGCTGGCGCGGAGTTCGTCGGCGAGGGTGCGGGCCCCGCCGGAGGCTCCGTTCGGCTCGGTGGTCATCCGACCCAGCGTAGTCGCAGCGGTTGGCGTGCGGGGGCCGCGCCGGTGCGGGATCCCCGGGCGGGCGGTGCCGCCCGCCGGGCGGTCCCGGCACCGGGGGTGGCGCGGCGACGCGCGGGGCATAGGGCGGGTAGCTCTCGCATGGCCGGGCGGCAGTCGGTAGCGTCAGCGGACGGCGGGGCCTGGCGTACGGAACAGGGTGGCGGACGATGGCGGGTGGGCAGTCGGGCGGGCGGCCTGGCGAGCGGGGCGGTGCGCGGCCTGCGGACGGCGAGGTCGGCGAGCGGCTGACCGGCGGTCTGTCGGGCGGCGAGTGGTGGCGGGTGGACGGACCCTGGCGGGTGCTGGGCGCCGTGCCGGGCGCCGGCGCGGCCGCGGAGCCCGGGTCGACGGCGGGCCGGGGTGCGGGTCAGCAGGCGGCGGAGGCGGGCGTCGAGGACGGGGTCTACCTGAGTGGGTCCGCCGTGCCGCCGCGCCCGACCGCGCCGCCCACTGCGGCCGTCCCCACGGCTTCCCCGTCCGCCGGGCCCGGGATCCCGGCGCGCCGGGCGCCGCACTCGATCTTCCGCAAGCGCACCCCGGCCGCCGCGGCCCGCCGTGAACCAGCCGCCGAGATCCCGCGGCAGGCGTCCGTCGCGCCCGAGGAGGGAGCCCCCGCCGCCTGGCTGATCGCGCCGGCCAGTCCCGGCGCGGGCCGCCCGCCGGCTGCTGCCGACTTCCCCGGCTGGGACGCCGTCACGATCGAGTTCCCGCCGGACGACACGGAGAGCGCCGAGCCGCCGGCCGAGGAGGCGCCCGTCCCCGAGCAGCCGCCCGGCAAGGGGGGCAAGGCGGGCCGGCGCGGCAGACCGGGCAAGGGTGCCGCGGTGGAACCGGAGCCGGAGCAGGGGATCGAGGCGGCGGGCGAGCTGCCCGCGGCCTCGGTCCTGGCCGGCCGGCGCCCCTCGCCGCTGCTGCTGCTCGCCGCCGCGGTGCTGGTGGGCGGCGCGGTGAGCGGGGTGATCCTGGTGCTGCTGGCCGGCTGGGGCCTGGCCTACCTCTCGGCCCGGCTCGGCAACCTGACCAAGAAGTTCGCGGTCTTCGGCATCCCGATGATCACCATGACCGCCTCCAGCATCTGGTTCTGGGGGCGCTCCGAGGGCCGCTGGGGCGATGCGCTGGCCAAGGGTGCTCCGGTGACCCACGCCACCCTCACCGCCGCCCCCGGGGTGCTGCGGCTGGCGGGGGTGCTGTCGGCCGTCTTCCTGCTGGCGGTGGCGCTGCGCCGGCGCCCGCTGGGCTGACGCGGGGGAGCCGGCCCCGGGTCACTCCCCGAGCTTGCGGGCCAGCTTGACCAGGGCCGCGCGCCGGCTGGCCAGGTCGTCGTCCGTCAGCCCCGCCATCACCATGGCGATCACCTTGGGCGCGGTGAACCACCAGGCGGAGAGCGCGAAGACGGCGTACAGCAGGTGCTGGGCGGGCAGCTCGCGGCTGATCGTCCCGGCCTGCTGCGCCTCCGTGATCGCCGTGACTCGCTGGGCGTAGTAGGCGGCCCGCTCGTTGTCCCGGGCGGTGGGCTGCGGCTCGATCAGCAGCCCCTCCCAGCGCAGCAGGCGCAGGAAGGTGGGGTTGGCCGCGTGCCAGTCGAAGAGCAGCCCGGCGAACTCGCCGAGGTCCTCGCAGTGTTCGGGCAGCGGTGAGGCGGCGGCCATCACCTTGGCCAGCTCCTGGTCGATGACGTGCCCGAAGAGCTGCTCCTTGTTGCCGAAGTACTGGTAGATCCGCTCCTTGTTGACGCCGGCCAGCTTGGCGATCCGGTCCACCCGAGCACCTTCGGGGCCGTGCTCGGCGAACTCCCGCACGGCGGCGTCCAGCAGCAGCTGCTTGGTTCTCTCGGTGTCCCATGCCATGGCGGCAGTCTAGGGCGAGATGTCCAACTAAATGGTTGGACATAGCCCGGGGCGCGTGCCAGACTCATTCCAACCAGTCAGTTGGAGTTACTGCGTTCCCTGGGGGCCTCGCCATGTCCGCTCCGTCCGTGCACCACCGCGCCGTGATCACCTGGGTGGCCGTCTACCCGACCATCACCCTGGTGCTGGGGCTGCTCGGCCCGCACACCGCCCACCTGCCGCTCGTCGTCCGAACCCTGATCCTCAGTGGGATCGTGGTGCCGGTGGTGGTGTACGGGCTGATACCGGTGCTGCACCGGCTGCACGCCGCGACGATCGGCCGCCGCTACGCCCGCAGGGCCGTCGTGTAGCGGATCGCGGTGCGCCGCACCAGGCTGCCGTCCGCCGCCATGAGCGGAGTGAGCTCGGCCAGTGCCGCCGCTCGCGCCTCGTCCAGGCGCTCGGCCGGGATCGCCTCCAGCACGGCGCGCCACC from Kitasatospora sp. NBC_01250 includes these protein-coding regions:
- a CDS encoding TetR family transcriptional regulator, encoding MAWDTERTKQLLLDAAVREFAEHGPEGARVDRIAKLAGVNKERIYQYFGNKEQLFGHVIDQELAKVMAAASPLPEHCEDLGEFAGLLFDWHAANPTFLRLLRWEGLLIEPQPTARDNERAAYYAQRVTAITEAQQAGTISRELPAQHLLYAVFALSAWWFTAPKVIAMVMAGLTDDDLASRRAALVKLARKLGE
- a CDS encoding helicase-associated domain-containing protein; the protein is MTTEPNGASGGARTLADELRASSDQALATLLRLRPDLLNPVPTDLTQLTARLSSRASALRALERLDRFTLQVAEALAAMPDGGAATVLRDLLAGPARVKAHPGAEPVDRAAVIAALPRALAALRERGLLWGPDTAPHLVIAVREALAPSAAGPGGTGLGPTLGEATLGMSPARLQQLLAGAGLPATPDPVTAVAALGALFADRKRCAALLAEAPPAALGVLDRLVWGPPTGTVPDAARPVTADQARSPVEWLLARGLLLPSGPGTVVLPREVALHLRGGRSHRTVTPLAPVVVPVAERDPQAVDSAAAGQAHTAVRTVEELLDLWGLQPPAALRAGGLGVRDLKRAALALETDEAGAAFWLELAYGAGLLAPDGEVGELAGRTGEVWAPTPAYDLWLQQPTAERWVLLARGWLAGTRVAGLVGAPDGKGKARAALGPELDRVLAPVTRRAVLGLLAELPPGTVADAEALLPVQRWHRPLRGGPTGPDGRELRDQLTSWSLAEAELLGVTGRGALGSAGRALLAGQDPAPVLAPLLPQPLDHVILQPDLTAIAPGPLLTPLAQALALCAEIESKGGATVYRFTAESVRRALDAGRSATDLHAFLEQHSRTPVPQPLSYLIDDVARRHGVLRVGAAGAYLRCDDPALLAEVLADRRAAELRLRLLAPTVLAAQSGPETVLTVLRAMGYAPAAESAEGDLVITRPDSHRTPPRSAPAPIADGPTAPDDVLLGAAVKAIRAGDRAATAHRRETVTGPAATRPETGPARTDTRHLPRTAAADTLAALQTAVLLGERMWIGYINAEGLASQRVIDPVKVEGGYVTAFDHHAEKLNTFALHRITGVAELDEG
- the pgeF gene encoding peptidoglycan editing factor PgeF, whose product is MELAPGIRCAVSDRHGGVSPAPYGRNLGGATADDYQNVLRNRELTARQFGLAPDRVVWMRQVHSATVQQVKAPWGSEAPALDGVWTTEPGLALASLGADCAAVLLADPVARVVGAAHSGRVGTLTGVAPNLVAAMAEAGAEPGRMTALIGPAACGHCYEVPAAMREESAAVLPEVWSTTRQGTPALDLRAGITAQLTRAGLTDIRHDARCTIEDQALFSHRREQATGRFAAYIWLQPQA